The Aneurinibacillus uraniidurans genome segment CATTTACATAGCCAATAATCGGCAAATACCCGAGCGCAAGCGGCTCTTCTTCCTCAAGCATTTGATATTCCGTAATGGACATTAACATCGTCGCCAGTGGGTTCGCGTCGAGCTCACTCATATTGACGATCTGGTATACATCAAGAAGCTGTGGCGTCATCGTAATACCCAGCAGATGCGTATCCTCACCCGCCCGATTTTGTCCGTTTCCTTCCCCTACCCAAATGTAAAGTTCAGCAGCTCGTGCCTGTGGATTCGGATGCCTACGCATCATCCATAACGCTCGATACACCGCTCCCATGACCTGCTCTTGCGCTGCTTCTTCCCCAAAACGACGTAACAGGGCACTGTAGTCAAAATAAAACGTCAGACCCTTATCAACAAAACGTGCCGAATCTATCGTATTTCCACTTACAATACGAGCAGGAACTTCTTCTTCCGCCTCCGTCTGTGGGTCATTTCGATATGCCGCCAGAAGATGCTGAATCGCGTCGTCTTTTTCCTCATCAGGAAACGAAATCGATTCCGAATAAATATGCATGATCCCTTCGTCCGTCGGAGCAAGATGGTGCACCCAGATGATATCTTGTTCCAGCAGACGAATCGCCAAATACCGCCCTGTATCTTCTTCGACAGAAAAGGAAAACGGAAAGCCAAGTGGATGGTCCGGGTCATCCACGATCCAGAGTACCGCAATCCATGTTTGCTTATGACGCGTAAAATCAATGTATACATCCGCTTCTGCCAGATCACCAAAGCTGTCAATATCGTCATGCACAATCACAGCTTCCACATCACCTGTATCGGTTAGACGCGGAAAGTACGTCTGCCCTTCCTCATCAAACTGCTCATATATATCCGCAAACATCTGCGGATCAAGGATATGACCCATCGTTGCCTCATCCGGTGACAGCCGTCCGTCCGGCAGCGCGACTGCCGGCTTCATATCCTGGAGTTCTTTTCTCACTGATTCCCCTCCGTCGGGCTATCTGTACGCCCGTTCTTTTTGATGACACTCCATGTCTCCATTTGCGCAAGAAAGGCATGGTCGGTTGAATCAATATGAATGGGCGTCAATGCGATATACCCGTTGCGCACCATGTGATAGTCATTATTCTCGATAATTGTTGTCTTACCATATTCTCGCTCTAGCCAGTATTCCGTAACGCCGGTCTTTCCTTGTTTCTCATCGATCCGATCACGGTAATGATGAATATCAAGTCCTGTTACAACCGTGCCTTTTACTTGATCAGCCGGGATATGTGGAATGTTAATATTAATCATCACATCTCGCGGAATGTCGTGAATGTTAATTTCTTCCCAGATGGGGCGCACCATTTTTTCCACATCACCAAAATCATGTTTATGGAAATGGTTTTCATACGAGACCGCAATGGCCGGTACTTCGTAGATCACGGCCTCACGTGCCGCACTTACCGTCCCGGAATAGTATACGTCCTTCCCAATATTAAGGCCTGCGTTAATACCGGAGATCACAACATCTGGCCGTTCCTTACAGATCACATTAAGCGCCATTTTTACGCAGTCAGC includes the following:
- the surE gene encoding 5'/3'-nucleotidase SurE — translated: MYKVVVTNDDGIHALGIHKLVRSLAGLAEVIVVAPDTERSAEGHRITVREGLTVQKVDFHGMDHVQAWAVNGTPADCVKMALNVICKERPDVVISGINAGLNIGKDVYYSGTVSAAREAVIYEVPAIAVSYENHFHKHDFGDVEKMVRPIWEEINIHDIPRDVMININIPHIPADQVKGTVVTGLDIHHYRDRIDEKQGKTGVTEYWLEREYGKTTIIENNDYHMVRNGYIALTPIHIDSTDHAFLAQMETWSVIKKNGRTDSPTEGNQ